The following proteins are encoded in a genomic region of Pungitius pungitius chromosome 17, fPunPun2.1, whole genome shotgun sequence:
- the LOC134107064 gene encoding proteasome subunit beta type-7-like, with translation MPYLAMGSGDLAALGILEDGYKPDLELDKAKELVRTAIHAGIMNDLASGNNIDICVITREGADYIRPYQVSEYTDKRKTKYKYGAGTTAVLTEKVVPVKLEVVEETVQRMDTA, from the exons ATGCCTTACCTTGCAATGG GCTCTGGGGATCTGGCTGCTTTGGGGATTCTAGAGGACGGGTACAAACCCGACCTGGAG CTGGACAAGGCCAAGGAGCTGGTGCGTACCGCCATCCACGCAGGAATCATGAATGACCTCGCCTCAGGCAACAACATCGACATCTGTGTCATCACCAGAGAAGGAGCGGACTACATCAGGCCGTACCAGGTGTCAGAGTACACAGACAAAAG gaaaacaaaatacaaatatggtGCAGGTACAACAGCGGTTCTGACGGAGAAAGTAGTTCCTGTAAAGCTGGAGGTTGTAGAGGAGACTGTGCAGCGGATGGATACAGCTTGA